A single Desulfovibrio piger DNA region contains:
- the bioB gene encoding biotin synthase BioB: protein MNHPVCPVPASPAEAARLLSEPLETLLDSAAVLRERRHGKRISLCAIINARSGDCGMDCRFCSQSSHNHTPIAHFPFLEAAELRGRILRLAAWPVRRIGIVTSGGALEEQELHCLLAVVRDLPEDVRRRICTSLGRLPEKHLRELERAGVRRYHHNLETSRAYYPRICSTQLWEQRRDTVVRAQATGLSVCAGGLFGLGESWEDRIDFAFSLRELGVRHVPMNFLHPHPQTPLAGQPLLEPEEALRIIALFRHILPEASLRVCGGRPETLRERQGDMFRAGADALMTGDYLTTQGMGVEDDIRMIEAAGLEVARP, encoded by the coding sequence ATGAACCATCCTGTCTGTCCCGTGCCCGCCTCGCCCGCCGAGGCGGCCCGTCTGCTCTCCGAGCCGCTGGAAACGCTGCTGGACAGCGCCGCCGTCCTGCGCGAGCGCCGTCACGGCAAGCGCATCAGTCTGTGTGCCATCATCAATGCCCGCAGCGGCGATTGCGGCATGGACTGCCGCTTCTGTTCCCAGAGCAGCCACAACCATACGCCCATTGCCCATTTCCCCTTTCTGGAGGCCGCCGAGCTGCGTGGACGCATCCTGCGGCTGGCGGCCTGGCCCGTGCGCCGTATCGGCATCGTGACCAGCGGGGGGGCCCTGGAGGAACAGGAACTGCACTGCCTGCTGGCGGTGGTACGCGACCTGCCCGAAGACGTGCGCCGCCGGATCTGCACCTCGCTGGGGCGGCTGCCGGAAAAGCATCTGCGGGAACTGGAGCGGGCCGGCGTGCGGCGTTACCACCACAATCTGGAAACCTCGCGTGCCTACTATCCCCGCATCTGTTCCACCCAGCTCTGGGAGCAGCGGCGGGATACGGTGGTGCGTGCGCAGGCAACGGGCCTTTCGGTTTGTGCCGGCGGGCTGTTCGGCCTGGGCGAGAGCTGGGAGGACAGGATAGACTTCGCCTTCAGCCTGCGGGAACTGGGCGTGCGCCATGTGCCCATGAATTTCCTGCATCCCCATCCGCAGACGCCGCTGGCCGGCCAGCCCCTGCTGGAGCCGGAAGAGGCCCTGCGCATCATCGCCCTGTTCCGTCACATCCTGCCCGAAGCCAGCCTGCGTGTCTGCGGCGGGCGGCCCGAGACCTTGCGGGAACGTCAGGGCGACATGTTCCGGGCCGGGGCCGACGCCCTGATGACCGGTGATTACCTGACCACGCAGGGCATGGGCGTGGAAGACGACATCCGCATGATCGAGGCCGCGGGACTGGAGGTGGCGCGTCCATGA
- a CDS encoding YheT family hydrolase, whose translation MPILPSRYRAPLWLRNAHVNTIWSAKCRRLDFPDAAQAARCQRVRLDTPDGDFLDVDVHMPPPGLPERGVAVLSHGLEGHSRRRYILGLARVLLEEGFRVLAWNMRGCSGEPNRTDRLYHMGVTVDLATVVRYAEQWDLPILLAGFSMGGNQTCMYLARERVSPLVRAAAVVSVPCDLVGAARVMDGPGCRIYLRYFLRTMCPKVREKAARFPHYPSVEGIEKFRTFAEFDGRFTAPLYGYASARDYWRDNSSLPWLPSIRVPLYMLMSRDDPFCSPSCYPVDMAAQSGTLHLEVTPHGGHVGFARPGRDYYSEERIRDFVRSLW comes from the coding sequence ATGCCAATACTGCCCAGCCGTTACCGCGCGCCGCTCTGGCTGCGCAATGCCCATGTCAACACCATCTGGTCCGCCAAATGCCGCCGTCTGGATTTTCCCGATGCGGCACAGGCCGCCCGCTGCCAGAGGGTACGTCTGGATACGCCGGACGGGGATTTTCTGGATGTGGATGTGCATATGCCCCCGCCGGGCCTGCCGGAACGCGGGGTGGCCGTCCTGTCGCACGGGCTGGAAGGGCACAGCCGCCGCAGGTACATCCTGGGTCTGGCGCGCGTGCTGCTGGAAGAAGGTTTCCGGGTGCTGGCCTGGAACATGCGCGGCTGCTCCGGCGAGCCCAACCGGACGGACCGCCTGTACCACATGGGCGTGACGGTCGATCTGGCCACGGTGGTGCGTTACGCCGAGCAGTGGGACCTGCCCATCCTGCTGGCCGGGTTCAGCATGGGCGGCAACCAGACCTGCATGTATCTGGCCAGGGAGCGGGTATCGCCCCTGGTGCGTGCGGCGGCGGTGGTCTCCGTGCCCTGCGACCTGGTGGGGGCGGCCAGGGTCATGGACGGGCCCGGCTGCCGCATCTACCTGCGCTATTTCCTGCGGACCATGTGCCCCAAGGTACGCGAAAAAGCGGCCCGGTTCCCCCACTATCCCTCGGTGGAAGGCATCGAGAAGTTCCGTACCTTCGCGGAATTCGACGGCCGTTTCACCGCGCCCCTCTACGGCTACGCCAGTGCCCGGGATTACTGGCGCGACAACAGCTCGCTGCCCTGGCTGCCCTCCATCCGTGTGCCCCTCTACATGCTGATGTCCAGGGACGACCCCTTCTGTTCGCCCTCCTGCTATCCGGTGGACATGGCGGCCCAAAGCGGGACCCTGCATCTGGAGGTGACCCCGCACGGCGGGCATGTGGGTTTTGCCCGGCCCGGCAGGGATTATTACAGCGAAGAACGCATACGCGATTTCGTGCGCTCTCTGTGGTGA
- a CDS encoding sigma-54 interaction domain-containing protein has protein sequence MELKSNGIIGQSASLAGVFKILGKVAPTDSTVLVTGESGTGKELLVRALHAASPRADRPFVPVNCGAIPRDLLESELFGHEKGAFTHALRSRPGRFELADGGTLFLDEIGEMEPGLQVKILRVLQEKEIERVGGTGCRKVDVRIVAATNRDLEAAVAAGTFREDLYYRLNVIPIHLPPLRERGRDVLLLARHFLGRFCRKKERPPLELSPLVQRILLAYAWPGNVRELENVMERLSVLVDGHIVAPEDLPARLLQSVGDIALLPEVDEYAPEADVLPGSGNGEPAAAVEAPSRGFAWPDLQTLAAQGMGLKEFLDAVEMHLIEEALQRTDGVKNQAAELLGIKRTTLIEKLKKKGL, from the coding sequence ATGGAGCTCAAGAGCAATGGAATCATCGGGCAAAGCGCCAGCCTGGCCGGTGTGTTCAAGATCCTGGGCAAAGTGGCGCCCACGGACAGCACTGTGCTTGTAACCGGGGAATCGGGAACAGGCAAGGAATTGCTGGTGCGGGCCCTGCATGCCGCCAGCCCCAGGGCTGACAGACCCTTCGTGCCCGTCAACTGCGGCGCCATCCCCCGCGATCTTCTGGAAAGCGAACTTTTCGGCCATGAAAAGGGCGCCTTCACGCACGCCCTGCGTTCCCGTCCCGGCCGTTTCGAACTGGCGGACGGGGGCACCCTCTTCCTGGACGAGATAGGCGAGATGGAACCCGGCCTGCAGGTCAAGATATTGCGCGTGCTGCAGGAGAAGGAAATAGAGCGCGTGGGCGGCACGGGCTGCCGCAAGGTGGATGTCCGCATCGTGGCGGCCACCAACCGGGATCTGGAAGCCGCCGTGGCCGCGGGCACCTTCCGCGAAGACCTTTACTACCGTCTCAACGTCATCCCCATCCATCTGCCGCCCCTGCGCGAACGGGGGCGGGATGTCCTGCTGCTGGCCAGGCATTTCCTGGGCCGCTTCTGCCGCAAGAAGGAACGGCCGCCCCTGGAGCTTTCGCCCCTGGTGCAGCGCATTCTGCTGGCCTATGCCTGGCCGGGCAATGTCCGCGAACTGGAGAACGTCATGGAGCGCCTGAGCGTGCTGGTCGACGGGCATATCGTGGCCCCGGAGGATCTGCCCGCGCGTCTGCTCCAGAGCGTGGGGGATATTGCCTTGCTGCCGGAAGTGGACGAGTATGCCCCTGAGGCTGACGTCCTTCCGGGATCCGGGAACGGGGAGCCCGCGGCGGCCGTCGAGGCGCCGTCGCGTGGTTTTGCCTGGCCTGACCTCCAGACCTTGGCGGCACAAGGGATGGGGCTGAAAGAGTTTCTGGATGCCGTGGAGATGCACCTTATCGAAGAAGCCCTGCAGCGGACCGACGGCGTCAAGAACCAGGCCGCGGAGCTTTTGGGCATCAAGCGGACGACCCTCATCGAAAAGCTGAAGAAAAAAGGCCTGTAG
- the bioA gene encoding adenosylmethionine--8-amino-7-oxononanoate transaminase has product MRSEMMTAGIPGSRGPVQGFFVTGTGTDVGKTVFTAALLRALRGRGMAAQALKPVQTGVRPEQLATSALADGVAYARAVADLPALWPAPAATLHCFRLPASPHLAAGEEGRRLTVAGLAADVRAHWQGTEASLLLVEGAGGMAVPINAEEDTLDFMAALDLPVLLVGGNCLGALNHVLLSLQALRLKGLRPAAVILMAPEEPEGLGAGERHDRERVLADNPVFLRRRLAAWGEDAPVVVLPRVARLDAAGWQELADACAVLLPALARHVPSLTGQAATDSEEPLPLRDRRILWHPYTSVVDPLPVFAAARSHHNRIVLDDGRELVDGMSSWWTAIHGYNHPRLVAAAQRQAGRMPHVMFGGLTHAPAVELGERLLAMLPQGLARVFLADSGSVSVEVALKMALQYQQGIGQKQRTCFLTPRGGYHGDTTGAMSVCDPVTGMHCLFTHMLPRQLFMERPSCRFDLPFDPASLEDARRIFAEQGERIAAVILEPLVQGAGGMWFYHPDYLRGMARLCREHGVLLVFDEIATGFGRTGTLFAAERAGVCPDILCCGKALTGGVMTLAATACTEEVARGICRDGMVFMHGPTFMGNALACAVACASLDILAENRWQEQVAMLETALTAGLAPCRELPQVADVRVLGSIGVVETTRPVNMAAMQDFFVQRGVWIRPFNRLVYVMPPYVSPREDVQRLCAAMHDVLALPGMLG; this is encoded by the coding sequence ATGAGGTCCGAGATGATGACAGCGGGCATCCCCGGCAGCAGGGGGCCCGTACAGGGATTTTTCGTGACCGGCACCGGGACGGACGTGGGCAAGACCGTCTTCACGGCGGCCTTGCTGCGGGCGCTGCGTGGCCGGGGGATGGCGGCCCAGGCCCTCAAGCCCGTCCAGACCGGTGTACGGCCGGAGCAGCTGGCGACCTCCGCCCTGGCCGACGGTGTGGCCTATGCGCGCGCCGTAGCCGACCTTCCGGCCCTTTGGCCGGCGCCTGCGGCGACCCTGCACTGCTTCCGCCTGCCCGCCTCGCCGCATCTGGCGGCAGGGGAGGAGGGGCGGCGCCTGACGGTGGCCGGCCTGGCCGCGGACGTCCGGGCCCACTGGCAGGGGACGGAGGCCTCCCTGCTGCTGGTGGAAGGGGCGGGAGGCATGGCTGTGCCCATCAATGCGGAAGAAGACACGCTGGACTTCATGGCGGCCCTGGATCTGCCTGTCCTGCTGGTGGGCGGCAACTGTCTGGGGGCGCTCAACCATGTGCTGCTTTCCCTGCAGGCCCTGCGCCTGAAGGGGCTGCGCCCGGCGGCTGTGATCCTGATGGCGCCGGAAGAGCCGGAAGGCCTGGGCGCCGGGGAACGGCATGACCGGGAACGGGTGCTGGCCGACAACCCCGTATTTTTGCGCCGTCGTCTGGCGGCCTGGGGCGAGGACGCGCCGGTGGTCGTCCTGCCCCGTGTGGCCCGGCTTGACGCGGCGGGCTGGCAGGAGCTGGCCGATGCCTGCGCCGTGCTGCTGCCCGCCCTGGCCCGGCACGTGCCTTCCCTGACGGGACAGGCGGCAACGGACAGCGAAGAGCCCCTGCCGCTGCGGGACAGGCGCATCCTCTGGCATCCGTACACGTCGGTGGTGGATCCGCTGCCGGTCTTCGCGGCCGCGCGCAGCCACCACAACCGCATCGTGCTGGACGACGGCCGGGAGCTGGTGGACGGCATGTCCTCGTGGTGGACGGCCATCCACGGCTACAACCATCCGCGGCTGGTGGCCGCGGCCCAGCGTCAGGCCGGGCGGATGCCGCATGTGATGTTCGGCGGGCTGACCCACGCGCCGGCCGTGGAGCTGGGCGAACGCCTGCTGGCCATGCTGCCGCAGGGACTGGCGCGCGTCTTTCTGGCGGACTCCGGCTCCGTATCGGTGGAGGTGGCGCTGAAGATGGCCCTGCAATACCAGCAGGGCATCGGCCAGAAGCAGCGCACCTGCTTCCTCACGCCCCGGGGCGGCTATCACGGTGATACCACCGGCGCCATGTCGGTCTGCGATCCCGTGACCGGCATGCACTGCCTGTTCACGCATATGCTGCCGCGCCAGCTTTTCATGGAGCGGCCTTCCTGCCGTTTCGACCTGCCCTTCGATCCGGCCAGTCTGGAGGATGCCCGGCGCATCTTCGCGGAGCAGGGCGAGCGCATCGCGGCGGTCATCCTTGAGCCGCTGGTGCAGGGCGCGGGCGGCATGTGGTTCTATCATCCCGACTACTTGCGCGGCATGGCCCGCCTGTGCCGTGAACACGGGGTCCTGCTGGTCTTCGACGAGATCGCCACGGGCTTCGGCCGTACCGGGACGCTGTTCGCCGCGGAGCGGGCCGGCGTCTGCCCGGACATCCTGTGTTGCGGCAAGGCCCTGACCGGCGGCGTCATGACGCTGGCCGCCACGGCCTGCACGGAAGAGGTGGCCCGGGGCATCTGCCGGGACGGCATGGTCTTCATGCACGGGCCCACCTTCATGGGCAATGCCCTGGCCTGCGCCGTGGCCTGCGCCAGCCTGGACATCCTGGCGGAAAACCGCTGGCAGGAACAGGTGGCCATGCTGGAAACGGCCCTGACAGCGGGCCTTGCCCCCTGCCGGGAGCTGCCGCAGGTGGCGGATGTGCGCGTGCTGGGCAGCATCGGTGTGGTGGAGACCACCCGGCCGGTCAACATGGCCGCCATGCAGGACTTTTTCGTGCAGCGGGGCGTCTGGATCCGGCCTTTCAACCGGCTTGTCTATGTGATGCCGCCCTATGTGAGCCCCCGCGAGGACGTGCAGCGCCTTTGCGCGGCCATGCACGATGTGCTGGCCCTGCCCGGCATGCTGGGGTAG
- a CDS encoding MucR family transcriptional regulator, whose protein sequence is MDDYLKEALEIARAQASVRVMSEEEITSFIQKVAAGIRTVAEGEMPVELDSADMQQDARKSIKEKSVTCLECGKTFKILTKRHLAMHGMDAAAYREKWGFKKDTPLVCKALQRERRRKMKDMKLWEKRRKTQ, encoded by the coding sequence ATGGATGATTATTTGAAAGAAGCACTGGAGATCGCCAGGGCGCAGGCCAGCGTGCGCGTCATGTCGGAAGAAGAAATCACTTCGTTTATCCAGAAAGTGGCTGCCGGTATCCGTACCGTCGCCGAAGGCGAGATGCCTGTGGAGCTGGATTCCGCCGACATGCAGCAGGATGCCCGCAAGTCCATCAAGGAAAAGTCCGTCACGTGTCTTGAATGCGGCAAGACGTTCAAGATCCTCACCAAGCGCCATCTGGCCATGCACGGCATGGATGCCGCGGCCTATCGTGAAAAATGGGGCTTCAAGAAAGATACGCCCCTGGTGTGCAAGGCATTGCAGCGCGAGCGCCGCCGCAAGATGAAAGACATGAAGCTGTGGGAGAAGCGTCGCAAGACCCAATAG
- the hrpB gene encoding ATP-dependent helicase HrpB, whose product MKDSPAAARPRRCPDLPPAPVDAVRAALAGALEQGNAVLSAPPGAGKSSRVPLWLLEAPWLEGRKILLLEPRRVAARALARYAARLLGEDVGQTVGYRMRQESAVSARTRLEIITEGVLTRRLLADPELSGVGCVIFDEFHERSLQADMGLALCLESRAVLRPDLRLLVMSATLDSRKVAALLEDAPVIACEGRRFPVEERYLPLPPAAAHSGPQALWPHMADVIAALMRQESGSLLAFLPGTGEIRRVAELLEGRLPADTRLYPLHGMLSPQEQDAAIAPAAAGERKVVLATAIAETSLTIEGIRLVVDAGLSRESRFDPASGLSRLETVRVSLAGARQRAGRAGRLEPGICCRLWQQAEEHGFRPRQRPEILDADLAPFCLHLAVWGARRPEDLPWLDLPPRAHLAVAREQLAGLGAIAPGTEELLPTPLGRQLVKLPLPPRLACLLLRAREHGYGALAACVTALLDERDPLPLADASLALRLDRFCAPGDDHGPFRRLRQWAEHMARLADIPTGNGSHTSGASLLRTARQQLPRLGEVVALAYPERVALRSGGNNGMAQYLMRNGKAAVLPLTDSLARQDVLAVAAVDAGTRGRIRLAAALSQDVLEQLFRPEITVSEDLNVSPEGQINARRRRRLGALLLDDAPLPRPDGDACALALCAFIRDQGLRVLPWDEPARQWLARVRLLHRTWGDPWPDLSDAWLLDELETWLAPHLDTCTDLRQLSPARLAHALHCLLPYPLPRRLEQLAPVHWQAPSGKSHPIVYDAEGGPFVAAKLQEFFGCEDTPHIADGRVPLTLHLLSPAGRPLQITRDLGHFWRNGYPQVRAEMRGRYPRHPWPDDPLTAQATARTNRQLARTNRQLARSK is encoded by the coding sequence ATGAAAGATTCCCCTGCCGCAGCCCGGCCCCGCCGTTGTCCCGATCTTCCCCCCGCTCCCGTGGATGCCGTCCGTGCGGCACTTGCCGGCGCCCTGGAGCAGGGCAATGCCGTCCTGAGCGCCCCTCCCGGCGCCGGGAAAAGCAGCCGCGTGCCCCTGTGGCTGCTGGAGGCCCCCTGGCTGGAAGGCAGGAAGATCCTGCTGCTGGAGCCGCGCCGGGTGGCTGCCCGGGCCCTGGCACGCTACGCCGCCCGCCTGCTGGGCGAGGATGTGGGCCAGACCGTGGGCTACCGCATGCGGCAGGAGAGCGCCGTCTCGGCCCGGACCCGGCTGGAGATCATCACCGAGGGCGTGCTGACCCGCCGCCTGCTGGCCGACCCCGAACTGTCCGGTGTGGGCTGCGTCATCTTCGACGAATTCCACGAGCGTTCCCTGCAGGCCGACATGGGACTGGCCCTCTGCCTGGAGAGCCGGGCCGTGCTCCGGCCAGACCTGCGCCTGCTGGTCATGTCCGCCACGCTGGACAGCCGCAAGGTGGCCGCCCTGCTGGAAGACGCGCCGGTCATCGCCTGCGAGGGCCGCCGTTTCCCCGTGGAGGAGCGCTATCTGCCGCTGCCGCCCGCCGCGGCCCACAGCGGCCCCCAGGCCCTGTGGCCGCACATGGCCGATGTCATCGCGGCCCTCATGCGTCAGGAATCCGGCAGTCTGCTGGCCTTCCTGCCCGGCACGGGCGAGATCCGCCGCGTGGCCGAACTGCTGGAAGGGCGCCTGCCCGCCGATACCCGCCTTTACCCCCTCCACGGGATGCTGAGCCCGCAGGAGCAGGACGCGGCCATCGCTCCGGCGGCCGCGGGCGAACGCAAGGTCGTCCTGGCCACGGCCATCGCCGAGACCTCCCTGACCATCGAGGGCATCCGCCTGGTGGTGGACGCGGGCCTTTCCCGCGAGAGCCGCTTCGATCCGGCCAGCGGCCTTTCCCGTCTGGAGACCGTGCGCGTCTCGCTGGCCGGAGCCCGGCAGCGGGCCGGTCGCGCCGGCCGCCTGGAGCCCGGCATCTGCTGCCGTCTGTGGCAGCAGGCCGAGGAACACGGCTTCCGCCCCCGGCAGCGACCGGAGATCCTGGATGCGGACCTTGCGCCGTTCTGCCTGCACCTGGCCGTCTGGGGCGCACGCAGGCCCGAGGACCTGCCCTGGCTGGACCTGCCCCCCAGGGCCCATCTGGCCGTGGCCCGGGAACAGCTGGCCGGACTGGGAGCCATCGCGCCCGGCACGGAAGAACTGCTGCCCACGCCCCTGGGCCGGCAGCTGGTGAAACTGCCCCTGCCGCCCCGGCTGGCCTGTCTGCTGCTGCGCGCCCGGGAACACGGGTACGGCGCCCTGGCGGCCTGTGTGACGGCCCTGCTGGACGAGCGCGATCCCCTGCCGCTGGCGGACGCTTCCCTTGCCCTGCGCCTGGACCGTTTCTGCGCCCCCGGTGACGACCACGGCCCTTTCCGCCGCCTGCGCCAGTGGGCGGAACACATGGCACGCCTGGCGGACATCCCCACCGGCAACGGCTCCCATACTTCCGGGGCCTCCCTGCTGCGCACGGCACGGCAGCAGCTGCCCCGTCTGGGCGAGGTCGTGGCCCTGGCCTATCCCGAACGGGTGGCCCTGCGCAGCGGCGGGAACAACGGCATGGCCCAGTACCTCATGCGCAACGGCAAGGCTGCCGTCCTGCCCCTGACGGACAGTCTGGCCCGGCAGGACGTGCTGGCCGTGGCCGCCGTGGATGCGGGCACGCGCGGCCGCATCCGTCTGGCCGCGGCGCTGTCGCAGGACGTGCTGGAACAACTTTTCCGCCCGGAGATCACCGTGAGCGAGGACCTGAACGTCAGCCCGGAAGGACAGATCAATGCCCGCCGCCGTCGCCGTCTGGGGGCCCTGCTGCTGGACGATGCCCCGCTGCCCCGTCCCGATGGCGACGCCTGCGCCCTGGCCCTGTGCGCGTTCATCCGCGACCAGGGGCTGCGTGTCCTGCCCTGGGACGAGCCCGCGCGCCAGTGGCTGGCCCGTGTGCGCCTGCTGCACCGGACATGGGGCGATCCCTGGCCCGACCTTTCCGATGCCTGGCTGCTGGACGAGCTGGAAACCTGGCTGGCGCCCCATCTGGACACCTGCACCGACCTGCGCCAGCTCTCCCCCGCACGGCTGGCCCATGCCCTGCACTGCCTGCTGCCCTATCCTCTGCCGCGGCGCCTCGAACAGCTGGCGCCCGTGCACTGGCAGGCCCCTTCCGGCAAGTCCCATCCCATCGTGTATGATGCCGAAGGCGGGCCCTTCGTGGCCGCCAAATTGCAGGAATTCTTCGGCTGTGAGGATACGCCCCATATCGCTGACGGACGCGTGCCCCTGACCCTGCATCTGCTCTCGCCCGCCGGGCGCCCCCTGCAGATCACGCGCGACCTTGGCCACTTCTGGCGCAACGGCTATCCGCAGGTGCGTGCCGAGATGCGCGGCCGCTATCCGCGCCATCCCTGGCCCGATGACCCGCTGACCGCCCAGGCCACGGCCCGCACCAACCGCCAGCTGGCCCGCACCAACCGCCAGCTGGCCCGCAGCAAATAG
- a CDS encoding aminoacetone oxidase family FAD-binding enzyme gives MQANLHPRPAGKALSNAAPRKTDVLILGAGAAGLMCAREASARGLAVALLERAPSPGRKLCISGGKANFTNRRLAAHHYACVDPAFCEPALDAFPPQDMERLVHGWGLPVEERAHGQLFLTVPAKRLLDALVQDCRRQGCAIHCRTDVHDVAPLPGGAGFEVGTSQGLWRCRRLVLALGSPAWPQCGATGSGFRLAQALGHRLVEHAPALAPFRMAPGWLDDNLAGISLPVRIGLPQAGLSPALAADPVWQDDLLFTHDGISGPASLKASLFWRPGQEVALDFLPGSDLAALLDGPGQGKQTPRGLLRRLLPQRLVDALLPPESAGRKIAELSRAARQQICARIQDFRTVPAGLAGLKKAEACRGGVDTRQVDPYSLQSTVRENLWIVGELLDVTGLLGGYNLHWAWASGMAAGRALALFAGK, from the coding sequence ATGCAAGCAAACCTTCATCCTAGACCTGCCGGAAAGGCCCTGTCAAACGCCGCTCCCCGGAAAACGGACGTCCTCATCCTGGGGGCAGGGGCGGCGGGCCTCATGTGCGCCCGCGAAGCCTCGGCCCGCGGCCTGGCCGTGGCCCTGCTGGAACGTGCCCCTTCCCCCGGCCGCAAGCTCTGCATCAGCGGCGGCAAGGCCAACTTCACCAACCGCCGTCTGGCGGCCCACCACTATGCCTGCGTTGATCCCGCCTTTTGCGAGCCCGCCCTGGACGCCTTCCCCCCGCAGGACATGGAGCGTCTGGTACATGGCTGGGGCCTGCCCGTGGAAGAACGCGCCCACGGCCAGCTGTTCCTGACTGTCCCGGCCAAACGTTTGCTGGATGCCCTGGTGCAGGATTGCCGCCGTCAGGGCTGTGCCATCCACTGCCGGACCGATGTGCATGACGTGGCGCCCCTGCCCGGTGGCGCGGGCTTCGAGGTGGGCACGTCACAGGGCCTCTGGCGCTGCCGCCGTCTGGTGCTGGCCCTGGGCAGCCCCGCCTGGCCGCAGTGCGGGGCCACGGGCAGCGGTTTCCGCCTGGCCCAGGCACTGGGGCACCGCCTTGTGGAGCACGCTCCGGCGCTGGCCCCCTTCCGCATGGCGCCCGGCTGGCTGGACGACAATCTGGCGGGCATCAGCCTGCCGGTGCGCATCGGCCTGCCGCAGGCCGGGCTTTCCCCTGCCCTGGCCGCGGATCCTGTCTGGCAGGACGACCTGCTCTTCACCCACGACGGCATCAGCGGCCCGGCCAGCCTCAAGGCTTCCCTGTTCTGGCGGCCGGGGCAGGAGGTGGCCCTGGACTTTTTGCCCGGCAGCGATCTGGCCGCCCTGCTGGACGGCCCCGGCCAGGGCAAACAGACCCCGCGCGGACTGCTGCGCCGCCTGCTGCCCCAGCGTCTGGTGGACGCCCTGCTGCCGCCGGAAAGCGCGGGCCGCAAGATAGCCGAGCTTTCCCGCGCCGCCCGGCAGCAGATCTGTGCCCGCATCCAGGACTTCCGTACGGTCCCCGCCGGTCTGGCCGGGCTGAAAAAAGCCGAGGCCTGCCGCGGCGGTGTGGACACCCGGCAGGTGGATCCCTACAGCCTGCAGAGCACGGTTCGGGAAAATCTCTGGATCGTGGGCGAGCTGCTGGACGTCACCGGTCTGCTGGGCGGCTACAATCTGCACTGGGCCTGGGCCAGCGGCATGGCCGCCGGGCGGGCCCTGGCCCTGTTCGCGGGCAAGTAG
- a CDS encoding DUF4851 domain-containing protein — MNMRMASILCLVIMLAGCVAGQQRGLVGDTYVSSSQPALALKARDLPLMGSTMGASRLTSSGAMGGLIVDSWITVYGKGDGVSPLAIVAHGEVPDGWYWDGIMRHPFSIDEGVETIGGVGFQACTYVTSEKRDAFLPLEDPEGARILAQDGQPPRRWLARMFANRFDFDSDKIVLEYREPLPEDITSITALPLGRADYIAAFEQRAREAFVVETSGIPAAGIMQQRGIGALQWRYMDETFWGTVSPYDRMDWR, encoded by the coding sequence ATGAACATGAGAATGGCGAGTATCCTGTGTCTGGTCATCATGCTGGCCGGTTGCGTGGCCGGGCAGCAGCGCGGCCTGGTGGGCGATACCTATGTTTCGTCTTCCCAGCCCGCCCTTGCCCTCAAAGCCCGTGACCTGCCCCTGATGGGGAGCACCATGGGCGCCTCGCGCCTGACCAGTTCCGGCGCCATGGGCGGGCTCATCGTGGACAGCTGGATCACGGTCTACGGCAAGGGCGACGGCGTCTCGCCGCTGGCCATCGTGGCCCACGGCGAAGTGCCCGACGGCTGGTACTGGGACGGCATCATGCGCCACCCGTTCAGCATCGACGAGGGCGTGGAGACCATCGGCGGCGTGGGCTTCCAGGCCTGCACCTACGTCACCAGCGAGAAGCGTGACGCCTTCCTGCCCCTGGAAGACCCCGAAGGGGCCCGCATCCTCGCACAGGACGGCCAGCCCCCCCGCCGCTGGCTGGCGCGCATGTTCGCCAACCGCTTCGATTTCGACAGCGACAAGATCGTGCTGGAATACCGCGAGCCCCTGCCCGAGGACATCACCTCCATCACCGCCCTGCCTCTGGGCCGCGCCGACTATATCGCCGCTTTTGAACAGCGGGCCCGTGAAGCTTTTGTGGTCGAGACCTCAGGCATCCCCGCTGCAGGCATCATGCAGCAGCGCGGCATCGGCGCATTGCAGTGGCGTTACATGGATGAAACGTTCTGGGGAACGGTCTCTCCTTATGACCGCATGGACTGGCGTTAG